A window of the Drosophila simulans strain w501 chromosome 2L, Prin_Dsim_3.1, whole genome shotgun sequence genome harbors these coding sequences:
- the LOC6730845 gene encoding macrophage colony-stimulating factor 1 receptor 1: MHHSNNVPTRIVLILLLVLARNAVGQVPRENATNPTLISLVRSSEKEPEQMESHRYVTGLPDPIALEPLTRMRLNPNPDGEITELTTNVTLYMEKIPRLQVRWQDNLPEGTSYNVLVSAVNNSRCPDAPCSEYGIKEKNVSSETHFVNLPVNPNLNVESVDCNYMFGCQYQVIVETSNAMVRRSARVYIPQCLEGKCSCQLAPTPPKVLAVAKMLSNETISINLSILASELLRKEQDSHLHETLRTYKMQLKINEETNPSLPWGGVLKHLMTRVYKLSELNFRATPKGFEGVMKLGLGTQLKEKASLSLQAVIIDPTGCEGPRSVTKVPVPANPVLLTEGDSVSNSIIVMSAMLIAIILAGLIMLLLRRRRARTTAKLRKQEQIYIQTFATSAIEMEDNVNYVDKYVEKSQVLGLADIFEVPHSAIQIGRMLGEGAFGQVHEATAINLRRMRGTTIVAVKQLKPNPKADEVAEYLAEIEMLKGVGTHHNVVSFLGCCTIKPPYLMIMEYVNKGNLLSYLRTVRQEASKLRNRNANYTSCRPITTRTNSTSSPKSQSVNYIELKASSQTIEMPQEDSSAHMNGIRQPHPSFAETTYTIVEDEDAFEYILDNKELHNFALQIANGMRFLEEQEITHRDLAARNVLIDSNKTLKISDFGLSRHGIYTNTRTRKLPLRWLSIEAIRENVYSSKSDIWAYGVVLWEIGTLGASPYPTISNSELIPFLMAGNRLERPEICTPQVYTIMLQCWLEEPEERPTFDALYKVLSPKTTYVDINSLSDDYVFPPISENRE, from the exons ATGCATCATTCGAACAACGTTCCGACTAGGATTGTGCTGATTCTCCTGCTGGTGCTAGCACGCAATGCCGTTGGCCAGGTTCCCAGGGAAAACGCCACCAATCCCACACTGATATCCCTGGTCCGGAGCTCGGAAAAGGAGCCTGAGCAGATGGAGTCGCATCGGTATGTCACCGGCTTGCCGGACCCTATAGCCCTGGAACCCTTAACCAGGATGCGTCTAAAC CCCAATCCTGATGGGGAAATCACAGAGCTGACCACAAATGTCACGCTCTACATGGAGAAAATACCACGCCTACAGGTGCGATGGCAGGACAATTTGCCAGAAG GCACTTCGTACAATGTCCTTGTAAGCGCGGTGAACAACAGTCGTTGTCCGGATGCGCCGTGCAGCGAGTACGGAATCAAAGAGAAGAATGTGTCTTCGGAGACCCACTTCGTCAACCTGCCCGTTAATCCCAACCTGAACGTGGAGTCCGTGGACTGCAACTACATGTTCGGCTGCCAGTACCAGGTCATTGTGGAGACATCCAACGCGATGGTCAGAAGATCTGCTCGCGTCTACATTCCAC AGTGCTTGGAGGGCAAGTGCTCCTGCCAACTGGCGCCCACCCCGCCGAAAGTCCTGGCCGTGGCCAAAATGCTTAGCAACGAGACCATCAGCATCAACCTCTCGATTTTGGCCAGCGAGCTGTTGCGCAAGGAACAGGACTCCCATCTGCACGAGACATTGAGGACATATAAAATGCAGCTGAA AATCAATGAGGAGACAAACCCCTCGCTTCCCTGGGGCGGGGTATTGAAGCATCTGATGACCCGCGTCTACAAACTCAGCGAACTGAACTTCAGGGCAACTCCCAAGGGATTCGAGGGCGTCATGAAGTTGGGACTGGGCACACAACTCAAGGAGAAGGCTTCCCTCAGTCTGCAGGCTGTGATTATCGATCCTACGGGCTGCGAGGGACCACGCAGTGTAACCAAGGTGCCAG TGCCTGCGAATCCTGTGCTGCTAACTGAAGGCGATAGTGTG AGCAACTCCATAATTGTGATGAGCGCCATGCTGATTGCCATTATCCTAGCTGGCCTGATTATGCTCCTCCTTCGTCGCCGAAGAGCCAGGACAACGGCCAAGCTGCGCAAGCAGGAGCAGATCTACATCCAGACCTTCGCCACTTCCGCCATTGA GATGGAGGACAATGTCAACTACGTTGACAAATATGTGGAG AAGTCACAGGTCCTGGGACTGGCAGACATTTTCGAGGTTCCCCACTCGGCCATCCAGATTGGCAGGATGTTGGGAGAGGGAGCCTTTGGCCAGGTGCACGAGGCCACTGCCATCAACTTGCGCCGGATGAGGGGCACCACCATCGTGGCAGTGAAGCAACTAAAAC cCAATCCGAAGGCGGATGAAGTAGCTGAGTACCTGGCAGAGATCGAGATGCTCAAGGGCGTGGGGACTCACCACAATGTGGTCTCTTTTCTGGGCTGCTGCACCATTAAGCCGCCATACCTGATGATAATGGAATACGTAAACAAGGGAAACCTG CTAAGCTATTTGCGAACTGTGCGTCAGGAGGCCAGCAAACTGAGGAACAGAAATGCCAATTACACTTCCTGCAGACCGATTACGACCAGGACCAACAGCACGTCCTCGCCCAAGTCACAAAGCGTGAACTACATCGAATTGAAAGCGTCCAGCCAGACCATCGAAATGCCACAGGAGGACTCCAGTGCACACATGAATGGCATTCGGCAGCCTCATCCCTCCTTTGCCGAAA CCACTTACACCATTGTCGAGGACGAAGATGCATTCGAGTACATATTGGACAACAAGGAACTTCACAATTTCGCCCTGCAAATTGCCAATGGGATGCGTTTCCTGGAAGAGCAGGAAATAACGCACCG CGACTTGGCTGCACGCAACGTGCTTATTGACAGCAATAAGACCCTTAAAATTTCAGATTTCGGCCTTTCCAGGCACGGAATTTACACGAACACAAGGACGCGAAAG CTCCCTCTTCGTTGGCTGTCCATTGAGGCGATTCGCGAAAATGTTTATTCCAGCAAGAGCGACATCTGGGCCTATGGCGTAGTGCTTTGGGAGATCGGCACCCTGGGTGCCTCGCCATATCCGACGATCAGCAACAGTGAGCTGATCCCATTCCTGATGGCGGGAAACCGCCTCGAGCGACCGGAGATCTGCACCCCGCAGGTGTACACCATCATGCTGCAGTGCTGGCTTGAGGAGCCCGAGGAGCGACCCACCTTCGACGCCCTGTACAAGGTGCTCAGTCCAAAGACTACCTACGTGGACATCAACAGTCTTAGTGATGATTACGTCTTTCCGCCGATCAGTGAAAATAGAGAATAA
- the LOC6730844 gene encoding facilitated trehalose transporter Tret1 yields the protein MLISIFKSGIFQWQYRRQLLVSLSATLITFCHGIALGWLSPMLPKLLSPQESPLSFYIDVNEASWLGAVISIGGISGNFSFSYLMNRFGRKVSIYALAVPHTCIWFLFYFAQSIEWLYVARVCAGLTGGGMFVVLPIFIGEIADNSIRGRLCSFFTLTMNTGIMVGFVVSSHIAYHVIPCAVVGLPVLYVFLATRYPEPPQQLIRWKREEEAEKSLRYYRRCDGPNVSKEEERAYQKQLDEMRLAIQQQNKDSDDNGLSISDFLTKRSLKALATGLVLMVANIFTGTFAFNNYMSNIFDAVHTQLDPNTNTIIIGAVQILGTLASIYLVDRYGRKILLIVSCAGSGIGTSAFGLYAFYAEEQKVDLSAFSAWLPVTLMAFIIFIANVGVISVTMVVLVEILPQKIRAVATSFCLGCLSFFAFASLKTFPLMMFHLGLAATMWFCGAVSVICLFYVVVCLEETKGRSMYD from the exons ATGCTGATCAGCATATTCAAATCGGGCATCTTCCAGTGGCAGTACCGCCGCCAACTGCTGGTCTCTTTGAGTG CCACCCTGATAACCTTCTGCCATGGCATCGCCCTGGGCTGGCTGTCGCCCATGCTGCCGAAGCTGCTCTCCCCCCAGGAGTCGCCACTCTCCTTCTACATTGACGTGAACGAGGCCTCCTGGCTGGGAGCAGTCATAAGCATCGGTGGCATTAGCGGAAACTTCTCATTTTCCTATCTGATGAACCGCTTTGGCCGGAAAGTGTCGATTTACGCCCTCGCAGTGCCGCACACG TGCATCTGGTTCCTGTTCTACTTCGCCCAGAGCATCGAGTGGCTCTATGTGGCCAGGGTGTGTGCCGGCCTAACTGGTGGCGGCATGTTTGTCGTCTTACCCATCTTCATTGGCGAAATCGCCGACAATAG CATTCGCGGTCGCCTATGCTCCTTTTTTACGCTTACCATGAACACGGGCATAATGGTGGGCTTCGTGGTGTCCTCGCACATCGCCTATCACGTGATACCCTGTGCCGTCGTGGGACTGCCCGTGCTGTACGTGTTCCTGGCAACGCGATACCCGGAGCCACCGCAGCAATTAATCAGGTGGAAGCGCGAGGAGGAGGCCGAGAAGTCACTGAGGTACTATCGCCGTTGCGACGGACCCAATGTTtccaaggaggaggagcgagCTTATCAGAAGCAGTTGGACGAGATGCGGCTGGCCATCCAGCAGCAGAACAAGGACTCTGACGACAACGGCCTCTCAATTTCCGATTTCC TCACCAAGCGCTCCTTGAAAGCCCTGGCCACGGGATTAGTTTTGATGGTAGCCAACATCTTCACGGGCACCTTCGCCTTCAACAACTACATGTCCAACATCTTTGATGCCGTGCACACTCAGCTGGATCCCAATACGAACACCATTATTATTGGAGCGGTGCAGATCTTGGGCACACTGGCCAGCATATACTTGGTGGATCGCTATGGGCGCAAGATCCTGCTGATAGTGTCCTGTGCAGGCAGTGGCATCGGAACGTCCGCCTTTGGACTGTACGCCTTCTATGCGGAGGAGCAGAAGGTGGACCTGTCGGCCTTCTCCGCCTGGCTGCCCGTCACCCTGATGGCCTTCATCATCTTCATTGCCAACGTGGGCGTTATCTCGGTGACGATGGTGGTATTGGTGGAGATCCTGCCGCAGAAGATCCGCGCGGTGGCCACCAGCTTCTGTCTGGGCTGCCTCAGTTTCTTTGCCTTCGCCTCGCTGAAGACCTTCCCGCTGATGATGTTCCACCTGGGTCTGGCGGCCACCATGTGGTTCTGTGGCGCCGTCAGCGTCATTTGCTTGTTCTATGTGGTGGTCTGCCTGGAGGAGACCAAGGGTCGCTCCATGTATGACTAA